A region of Veillonellaceae bacterium DNA encodes the following proteins:
- a CDS encoding SMC family ATPase → MKPLKLTMRAFGPYAGETVIDFEKLQGRHLFLICGPTGAGKTTILDAMCYALYGKTSGDRTGEKMRSDYADSSERTEVIFDFMLGDKTYRATRSPAQMVDKKRGSGQTLAAMQASLSELQDGKEINTLRTGIEEAAGKLIGLNADQFCQVILLPQGDFRKLLVAKADEREAILKQLFKTQRFSEFKDRLKDRLDAKVREKMEKQTREDQILSTAGAADEKQLASIVEEAEKSLQEAVETTRKQEKESNEFREVYQKETALMGHFTELDKALKQDAALKNEEGRMKEMEASLSLIRSARELAPYFDQLDGITREGRQEAQKLKTAKADMETYARLNETLEKRIQELDAMKEKCEEERKTALKMQDLVPKAKLYGAAVQALKNAKNALARAEEETKRLQASAEAARKARDEQKEKADAVRKSYIDGQAFLLAEGLADGVPCPVCGAVHHPAPARGGDNVAKAEDVERAQKEYERASAAYDRANDAKEKHSTGAYAKAVSDHAKADAQMKTLEEIPEAYRDPKYLEMESTRLLAGIRKWEQDKETAAAQLRKAGADLSASEAACRNAEERREELVKKYKETESVLKAASNKAGFKSLDECKEWYKKKDTEESVRKTLEQYRADRKSTEERIKAEEQATAGKERPDMQALNEKSKALQDQLKKASERAAALKERTETLQKAVSDARAIEKELEDLRKEEGLIRGLYDLTSGKKTRITLERYVLGTLLDDVANAANLRLLSMSRRRYSLHRMTDESGLGKGGLSLEVSDSFTGRSRPANTLSGGETFLASLSLALGLADVVQSRQGGVRLDTMFIDEGFGTLDPDSLNSAMNTLIDLQNTGRMVGIISHVPELEERIDARLRVTPAEKGSKAEFEIID, encoded by the coding sequence ATGAAACCTTTGAAACTGACGATGCGTGCCTTCGGTCCCTATGCGGGCGAGACCGTCATCGACTTCGAAAAACTGCAGGGACGCCATCTCTTCCTCATCTGCGGCCCGACCGGAGCAGGAAAGACGACGATCCTGGATGCCATGTGCTATGCCCTTTACGGCAAGACGAGCGGCGACAGGACAGGCGAGAAAATGAGAAGCGACTATGCCGATTCCTCAGAAAGGACAGAAGTCATCTTCGATTTCATGCTGGGGGACAAGACATACCGCGCAACGAGAAGCCCGGCGCAGATGGTCGATAAGAAACGCGGCAGCGGACAGACACTGGCCGCCATGCAGGCGTCCCTTTCCGAACTTCAGGACGGCAAGGAAATCAATACCCTCCGTACAGGCATTGAAGAGGCCGCAGGGAAACTCATCGGGCTCAATGCTGACCAGTTCTGCCAGGTCATCCTCCTTCCGCAGGGCGATTTCAGAAAACTCCTCGTAGCAAAGGCCGATGAAAGAGAAGCCATCTTAAAGCAGCTCTTCAAGACGCAGCGCTTCTCCGAATTCAAGGACAGGCTGAAAGACAGGCTCGATGCGAAAGTCCGCGAGAAAATGGAAAAGCAGACAAGAGAAGACCAGATCCTCAGCACCGCCGGCGCCGCAGACGAAAAGCAGCTCGCCTCGATCGTGGAAGAAGCGGAGAAATCACTGCAGGAAGCTGTGGAAACGACCCGGAAGCAGGAAAAGGAAAGCAATGAATTCCGCGAAGTCTACCAGAAGGAAACCGCCCTTATGGGCCATTTCACGGAGCTTGACAAAGCATTGAAGCAGGATGCAGCCCTTAAGAATGAAGAAGGACGCATGAAGGAAATGGAAGCATCCCTTTCCCTGATCCGGAGCGCCCGGGAGCTTGCGCCTTACTTCGACCAGCTGGATGGCATCACCCGGGAAGGCAGGCAGGAGGCACAGAAACTCAAGACAGCCAAGGCGGATATGGAAACGTATGCAAGGCTGAATGAAACGCTTGAAAAACGCATCCAAGAGCTGGACGCCATGAAAGAAAAGTGCGAAGAAGAGCGTAAAACGGCCCTTAAAATGCAGGACTTGGTGCCCAAGGCAAAGTTGTACGGGGCAGCCGTCCAGGCGCTTAAAAACGCGAAAAACGCATTAGCCAGAGCAGAAGAGGAAACAAAGCGCCTCCAGGCTTCTGCCGAAGCGGCGAGGAAGGCAAGGGATGAGCAGAAGGAGAAGGCAGATGCTGTCAGGAAATCCTATATCGATGGACAGGCATTCCTTCTAGCGGAAGGACTCGCAGACGGAGTGCCATGCCCTGTCTGCGGTGCCGTCCACCATCCGGCCCCGGCCCGTGGCGGAGACAATGTAGCAAAGGCAGAAGACGTCGAACGTGCGCAGAAGGAATACGAAAGAGCATCAGCCGCTTATGACAGAGCCAATGATGCCAAGGAAAAGCACAGCACAGGCGCCTATGCGAAAGCCGTGAGCGATCACGCGAAAGCCGATGCCCAGATGAAGACTCTTGAAGAAATCCCAGAAGCATACAGGGATCCCAAATATCTTGAAATGGAAAGTACGCGCCTTCTGGCGGGTATCAGAAAATGGGAACAGGACAAGGAAACAGCGGCCGCTCAGCTGAGGAAAGCAGGAGCTGACCTCTCTGCCAGCGAGGCAGCATGCAGGAATGCCGAAGAGCGCAGAGAAGAGCTCGTGAAAAAATATAAGGAAACAGAATCCGTCCTGAAGGCAGCTTCCAACAAGGCCGGTTTCAAGAGTCTTGACGAATGCAAAGAATGGTATAAAAAGAAAGACACGGAAGAAAGTGTCCGTAAGACACTGGAACAGTACCGCGCGGACAGGAAGAGCACAGAAGAAAGAATCAAAGCAGAAGAGCAGGCAACCGCAGGGAAAGAGCGTCCTGACATGCAGGCGCTGAATGAAAAGTCCAAAGCGCTTCAGGATCAGCTCAAGAAAGCCTCCGAAAGAGCAGCTGCCCTCAAGGAACGCACAGAAACGCTCCAAAAAGCCGTCTCAGACGCCAGAGCTATCGAGAAGGAACTGGAAGACCTCCGCAAGGAAGAAGGCCTTATAAGAGGCCTTTATGACCTCACAAGCGGAAAGAAGACAAGAATCACGCTGGAAAGATACGTCCTTGGCACACTCCTTGACGACGTGGCCAATGCCGCAAACCTCCGTCTTCTCTCCATGAGCCGGAGGAGATACTCCCTCCACCGCATGACGGATGAAAGCGGACTGGGGAAGGGCGGACTCTCCTTGGAGGTCTCCGACAGCTTCACAGGACGGTCAAGACCAGCCAATACCCTTTCCGGCGGAGAAACCTTCCTGGCATCCCTGTCTCTGGCTCTTGGCCTTGCCGACGTTGTCCAGTCCAGGCAGGGCGGCGTCCGTCTTGATACCATGTTCATTGACGAAGGCTTCGGCACCCTCGACCCCGACTCCCTGAACAGCGCCATGAATACACTCATCGACCTCCAGAACACAGGCCGCATGGTAGGCATCATTTCTCACGTCCCCGAACTCGAAGAACGCATAGACGCACGCCTGCGTGTCACACCCGCAGAAAAAGGCAGCAAAGCAGAATTCGAGATCATCGACTGA
- a CDS encoding IS3 family transposase — MLDQIASYLYQGVTITQAAENLHMSRITFRKWVLRYKEEGFKGLRPRQHLSYYSNQMKIQAVKEYLKGGVSMLSVCAKYRISGTLSLKTWIEAYNEHKLTDLVSEGGDLMGKRQQSVKEERVRIVQECIASGCDYNKIAKKYNMSYQTLYTWVKKFKEMGEVGLEDYRGKPIRLQTPRTEEEQLRQENARLLEEQKDLIAEIALLKKKDGDRGKVAFLEGFSLTHLLRDFKAIKEVHEETNISIESLCRLSKVSRAAYYGWLNHIKSGRELLREKVAQEVMKTHQEYPDMGYRRINDWIKKDDNININVSDSLVLRIMRILNIKSVIKYKTDGCTRNAKDPKYIFENLLNRDFDAGVSNARWMTDVTEFKYTTADGVLHKLYLSAIIDGHDRRIVSYVIGDRNNTALAFETMEKALKENPGEHPMIHTDRGFQYTSNGFHKIVEKAGLVHSMSRVGCCADNGLMEGFWGMLKRERYYTRKFTSRKAVVSMINGYIYFYNNKRIQRKLHLLAPMEVFNAAPMAA, encoded by the coding sequence ATGTTAGACCAGATTGCTTCATATCTCTATCAGGGTGTTACGATTACCCAGGCAGCTGAAAATCTTCATATGAGCCGCATAACATTCAGGAAATGGGTCCTCCGGTATAAAGAGGAGGGCTTTAAGGGATTGCGGCCCAGGCAGCATTTGTCTTACTACTCCAATCAGATGAAGATCCAGGCCGTAAAGGAATATCTTAAAGGCGGTGTTTCCATGCTTTCCGTCTGTGCCAAATACAGAATTTCCGGCACACTCTCCCTTAAAACATGGATTGAGGCGTATAATGAGCATAAGTTGACAGACCTCGTTTCTGAAGGAGGAGATCTTATGGGCAAACGCCAGCAATCGGTCAAGGAAGAGCGAGTCAGAATCGTTCAGGAGTGCATCGCCAGTGGATGCGATTATAACAAGATAGCCAAGAAGTACAACATGTCCTACCAAACGCTCTACACATGGGTAAAAAAGTTCAAGGAAATGGGCGAAGTTGGTCTTGAGGATTACAGAGGAAAGCCGATCAGGCTCCAAACGCCCCGGACCGAAGAAGAACAGCTGCGTCAGGAGAATGCCAGACTTCTTGAAGAACAGAAGGATCTTATAGCAGAGATTGCCCTGCTAAAAAAAAAAGATGGAGATAGAGGAAAGGTTGCGTTCCTCGAAGGATTCAGCCTTACTCACCTTCTCAGAGATTTTAAAGCCATAAAAGAAGTCCATGAAGAAACCAACATCTCCATAGAAAGTCTCTGCCGACTCTCAAAGGTCTCCCGGGCAGCTTATTACGGATGGCTGAATCATATTAAGAGCGGCCGTGAACTGCTGAGAGAAAAGGTCGCACAGGAGGTCATGAAAACCCATCAGGAATATCCGGATATGGGATACCGCCGGATTAACGATTGGATCAAGAAGGATGACAACATCAATATAAATGTAAGCGACAGTCTGGTTCTTCGTATCATGCGGATACTTAATATTAAGTCCGTGATCAAGTACAAGACCGATGGTTGCACTCGTAACGCAAAGGATCCAAAGTACATTTTTGAAAACCTGCTGAACCGTGACTTTGATGCCGGCGTGTCCAATGCAAGATGGATGACGGATGTCACTGAATTCAAGTACACAACTGCTGATGGAGTTTTGCACAAGTTATATTTAAGCGCGATTATTGACGGCCATGATCGCCGGATTGTCTCTTATGTCATCGGCGACAGGAACAATACTGCACTGGCTTTTGAGACAATGGAAAAGGCACTTAAAGAGAATCCTGGAGAACATCCAATGATTCATACCGACCGCGGATTCCAGTATACAAGCAACGGATTCCATAAGATTGTTGAAAAAGCAGGACTGGTTCACAGCATGTCCCGTGTAGGCTGCTGTGCAGACAACGGTCTGATGGAAGGGTTCTGGGGAATGCTGAAGCGCGAACGTTACTACACACGTAAATTCACCAGCCGTAAAGCAGTGGTAAGCATGATCAACGGCTACATCTACTTCTACAACAACAAACGCATTCAGCGCAAATTACATCTTTTAGCTCCAATGGAAGTATTCAACGCAGCTCCAATGGCTGCATGA
- a CDS encoding S-layer homology domain-containing protein, with translation MKKVLAIAAVAALTAGVSAYAANPFSDVTPNDWAYQAVEDLSEQGVVEGYPDGTFKGERNITRYEMAQIIARMLAKEDQLNAEQRATLDKLAGEYADELANLGVRVSNLEKKVGNLYWSGDARMRYQDNAVGKEDGWNGRMRINVKGQVNDSTYVQGQLDSELNFKTSDDTDVTFNQLYANHDFGNVATVRLGRQPIVFGNQGGWLYGDQKGYDGAQVAFHLGQKVDVTTGYGRFNKSDITNSTSFDSTTGKTTITEAGVTDEDAFFVRGAADLNVANLGVDYIKFDGDEGKFASNELLGANLTIPVSDFRVFGEYWKNTTTDSDNDTAWNAGIGYGKLNLKKPGSFKVDVAYNDVDQDIYFGGSGLQTNVLSYLTTGKASNVTFWNAIADVTLQKNVYLHGEYAFDVSADQTTKPEQDAWTVSLNYKF, from the coding sequence ATGAAAAAGGTTCTCGCAATTGCTGCAGTAGCAGCACTCACAGCTGGCGTATCTGCATACGCTGCAAATCCATTCTCTGATGTAACCCCGAACGACTGGGCTTATCAGGCAGTTGAAGACCTGTCCGAACAGGGCGTCGTTGAAGGTTATCCGGATGGCACCTTCAAGGGCGAAAGAAACATCACCCGTTATGAAATGGCTCAGATCATTGCCCGCATGCTCGCTAAGGAAGATCAGCTGAACGCTGAACAGAGAGCAACCCTCGACAAACTCGCTGGCGAATACGCTGACGAACTTGCAAACCTGGGCGTTCGCGTATCCAACCTCGAAAAGAAAGTTGGCAACCTGTACTGGTCCGGCGATGCTCGTATGCGTTATCAGGACAACGCAGTTGGTAAGGAAGATGGCTGGAACGGCCGTATGAGAATCAACGTAAAGGGTCAGGTCAATGACTCCACTTACGTACAGGGCCAGCTCGATTCTGAACTTAACTTTAAGACCAGCGATGATACAGACGTTACATTTAACCAGTTGTATGCAAACCATGACTTCGGCAACGTAGCAACTGTTCGCCTTGGTCGTCAGCCAATTGTTTTCGGTAACCAGGGTGGCTGGCTCTATGGAGATCAGAAGGGCTATGATGGCGCTCAGGTAGCATTCCATCTTGGACAGAAAGTTGACGTAACCACAGGTTATGGCCGCTTCAACAAGTCCGATATTACTAATTCAACAAGCTTTGACTCTACTACCGGAAAGACAACCATCACAGAAGCTGGCGTTACCGATGAAGATGCATTCTTCGTTCGCGGCGCTGCTGACCTGAACGTTGCTAACCTCGGTGTTGACTACATTAAATTTGATGGCGACGAAGGTAAGTTTGCAAGCAATGAATTGCTCGGTGCTAACCTGACCATTCCGGTTTCTGACTTCCGTGTATTCGGTGAATACTGGAAGAACACTACAACTGATTCTGACAATGATACCGCTTGGAACGCAGGTATCGGCTACGGCAAACTGAACCTGAAGAAACCAGGTTCCTTCAAAGTCGATGTAGCTTACAATGATGTTGATCAGGACATCTACTTCGGTGGATCCGGCCTGCAGACCAATGTTCTGTCCTACCTGACCACTGGCAAGGCTTCCAACGTAACATTCTGGAATGCAATCGCTGACGTAACTCTGCAGAAGAATGTTTACCTCCATGGTGAATATGCATTCGACGTATCTGCTGATCAGACCACAAAACCGGAACAGGACGCTTGGACCGTATCCCTCAACTACAAGTTCTAA
- a CDS encoding S-layer homology domain-containing protein, whose product MKKILALAAVAALTAGVSAYAANPFSDVNPSDWAYQAVVDLSEQGVVEGYPDGTFRGERNITRYEMAQIIARMLAKEDQLNAEQRATLDKLAGEYADELANLGVRVSNLEKKVGNLYWSGDARMRYQDKAAGKADNWDGRMRINVKGQVNDSTYVQGQLQSEVKFKDTTDGNVTFNQLYANHDFGKAATVRLGRQPIAFGDQGGWLYGDSTGYDGAQIAFHLGDKVDVTTGYGRFNKEGSVYDNDNTEDAFFARGAANLNAAKLGVDYIKFVGDKSATHTYAGSELLGANLTIPVSDFHVFGEYWKNTTTDSDNDTAWNAGIGYGKLNLKKPGSFKVDVAYNNVEKDVYFGGSGLQTNPFDYFAKGADKVKFWNAIADVTLQKNVYLHGEYAFDVTADGDNVTAPEQDAWTVSLNYKF is encoded by the coding sequence ATGAAAAAGATTCTCGCACTCGCTGCTGTAGCAGCACTCACCGCTGGCGTATCTGCATACGCTGCAAATCCTTTTTCCGATGTTAACCCGTCCGATTGGGCTTACCAGGCAGTGGTAGACCTCTCCGAACAGGGCGTTGTTGAAGGCTATCCGGATGGCACCTTCCGCGGCGAAAGAAACATCACTCGTTACGAAATGGCTCAGATCATCGCTCGTATGCTCGCTAAAGAAGATCAGCTGAATGCTGAACAGAGAGCAACCCTCGACAAACTCGCAGGTGAATACGCTGACGAACTCGCAAACCTGGGCGTTCGCGTTTCCAACCTCGAAAAGAAGGTCGGCAACCTGTACTGGTCCGGCGATGCTCGTATGCGTTACCAGGATAAAGCAGCTGGAAAAGCTGATAACTGGGATGGCCGTATGAGAATCAACGTAAAGGGCCAGGTCAATGACTCCACTTATGTTCAGGGCCAGCTTCAGTCCGAAGTTAAGTTCAAAGATACAACTGATGGCAATGTAACATTCAACCAGCTGTATGCTAACCATGACTTCGGCAAAGCTGCAACCGTCCGCCTCGGCCGTCAGCCGATCGCTTTCGGTGACCAGGGTGGCTGGCTGTATGGCGATTCCACTGGCTATGATGGAGCTCAGATTGCATTCCACCTCGGAGACAAGGTTGATGTAACCACAGGTTATGGCCGTTTCAACAAAGAAGGCAGCGTTTATGATAACGATAATACAGAAGATGCATTCTTCGCTCGCGGTGCAGCTAACCTGAACGCTGCTAAGCTCGGCGTTGACTACATTAAATTTGTAGGCGATAAATCTGCTACCCACACATATGCTGGCAGCGAACTGCTCGGCGCTAACCTGACCATTCCGGTTTCCGATTTCCATGTATTCGGTGAATACTGGAAGAACACCACAACCGATTCCGACAACGATACTGCTTGGAACGCTGGCATCGGCTATGGCAAACTGAACCTGAAGAAACCAGGCTCCTTCAAAGTAGATGTAGCTTACAATAATGTTGAAAAAGATGTATACTTCGGTGGTTCCGGACTCCAGACCAACCCATTTGACTACTTCGCAAAGGGTGCTGATAAGGTTAAATTCTGGAACGCAATCGCTGATGTCACCCTGCAGAAGAACGTTTACCTCCACGGTGAATATGCATTCGACGTAACTGCTGACGGCGACAACGTAACTGCTCCAGAACAGGATGCTTGGACTGTATCCCTCAACTACAAGTTCTAA
- a CDS encoding S-layer homology domain-containing protein, with protein sequence MKKILALAAVAALTAGVSAYAANPFSDVTPSDWAYQAVVDLSEQGVVEGYPDGTFKGERNITRYEMAQIIARMLAKEDQLNAEQRATLDKLAGEYADELANLGVRVSNLEKKVGNLYWSGDARMRFQDNVFKSTKTGDDQSWNGRMRINVKGQVNDSTYVQGQLTSEMDFKTSDDTTVKFTQLYANHDFGDAVTVRLGRQPIAFGDQGGWLYGSSTGYDGAQATIHAGDKVDLTAGYGRFNSSELKATTTDAALVDEDAFFARGGFDLNVANLGVDYIKFDGEKGTFAGSELIGANLTVPVSDFRVFGEYWKNTTAGDNDTAWNAGLGYGKLNLKKPGSFKLDVAYNDVDQNVYFGGTGLNTDVLSYLTTGKASNLTFWNAIGEVALQKNVYLHAEYAFAVDAEGQNNEDDAWMAAVNYKF encoded by the coding sequence ATGAAAAAAATTCTCGCACTCGCTGCTGTAGCAGCACTCACCGCTGGCGTATCCGCATACGCTGCAAATCCTTTCTCTGATGTAACCCCATCCGACTGGGCTTACCAGGCAGTAGTAGACCTGTCCGAACAGGGCGTCGTTGAAGGCTATCCGGATGGCACCTTCAAAGGCGAAAGAAACATCACCCGTTATGAAATGGCTCAGATCATCGCTCGTATGCTCGCTAAAGAAGATCAGCTGAACGCTGAACAGAGAGCAACCCTCGACAAACTCGCTGGCGAATACGCTGACGAACTCGCAAACCTGGGCGTTCGCGTTTCCAACCTCGAAAAGAAAGTTGGCAACCTGTACTGGTCCGGCGATGCTCGTATGCGCTTCCAGGATAATGTTTTCAAGAGCACAAAGACAGGCGATGACCAGTCTTGGAATGGCCGTATGAGAATCAACGTAAAGGGTCAGGTCAATGACTCCACTTACGTTCAGGGCCAGCTCACTTCTGAAATGGACTTCAAGACAAGCGATGACACCACTGTTAAATTCACCCAGTTATATGCAAACCATGACTTCGGTGATGCAGTAACCGTTCGCCTCGGCCGTCAGCCGATCGCTTTCGGTGACCAGGGTGGCTGGCTGTATGGCAGCTCCACTGGCTACGATGGAGCTCAGGCTACCATCCATGCAGGCGACAAAGTAGACCTGACTGCAGGCTATGGCCGCTTCAATTCTTCCGAACTCAAAGCAACCACTACAGATGCTGCACTCGTTGATGAAGATGCATTCTTCGCTCGCGGCGGATTCGATCTCAACGTTGCTAACCTCGGCGTTGACTACATTAAATTCGACGGAGAAAAAGGCACCTTCGCTGGCAGCGAACTGATCGGCGCTAACCTGACTGTTCCGGTTTCCGACTTCCGCGTATTCGGCGAATACTGGAAGAACACCACAGCTGGTGACAACGATACCGCTTGGAACGCTGGCCTCGGCTATGGCAAACTGAACCTGAAGAAACCAGGCTCCTTCAAACTCGACGTAGCTTACAACGATGTTGACCAGAACGTTTACTTCGGCGGCACAGGCCTGAACACCGATGTTCTGTCCTACCTGACAACTGGCAAAGCTTCCAACTTAACATTCTGGAATGCAATCGGCGAAGTTGCTCTGCAGAAGAACGTTTACCTCCATGCTGAATATGCATTCGCTGTTGACGCTGAAGGTCAGAACAACGAAGACGACGCTTGGATGGCAGCCGTCAACTACAAATTCTAA
- a CDS encoding S-layer homology domain-containing protein, with the protein MKKILAIAAVAALSAGVSAYAANPFSDVTPNDWAYQAVESLSEQGVVEGYPDGTFKGERNITRYEMAQIIARMLAKEDQLNAEQRATLDKLAGEYADELANLGVRVSNLEKKVGNLAWSGDARMQYQRNIDTDNAKSDSWTGRMRINVSGQVNDEVSVNGRLVSEMDFKDNGDKDVTMDRIFALWTPNDATRVSIGRQGVALDQTGVFWDEDGIYDGISAGWDNGSFGIEAGYGYLTSAAENYAVDSDDIASIYASKKDTENWYAKLTDTSATPLMSLLST; encoded by the coding sequence ATGAAGAAAATTCTCGCAATCGCTGCTGTCGCAGCACTTTCCGCTGGCGTATCCGCATACGCAGCCAATCCGTTCTCTGATGTAACCCCAAACGACTGGGCGTATCAGGCAGTTGAATCCCTGTCCGAACAGGGCGTCGTTGAAGGCTATCCGGACGGCACCTTCAAAGGCGAAAGAAACATCACCCGTTATGAAATGGCTCAGATCATTGCCCGCATGCTCGCTAAGGAAGACCAGCTGAATGCTGAGCAGCGCGCAACCCTGGACAAACTCGCTGGCGAATATGCTGACGAACTCGCAAACCTGGGTGTTCGCGTATCCAACCTCGAAAAGAAAGTTGGCAACCTCGCATGGTCCGGCGATGCTCGTATGCAGTACCAGAGAAACATTGACACTGACAATGCAAAGAGTGATTCCTGGACAGGCCGTATGAGAATCAACGTATCCGGCCAGGTCAATGACGAAGTATCCGTCAACGGTCGTCTTGTTTCCGAAATGGACTTTAAAGACAATGGCGACAAGGATGTCACCATGGACCGCATCTTCGCTCTGTGGACACCGAATGATGCCACCCGCGTATCCATCGGCCGTCAGGGCGTAGCTCTTGACCAGACCGGCGTTTTCTGGGATGAAGACGGCATTTACGACGGCATTTCCGCAGGCTGGGACAATGGTTCCTTCGGCATCGAAGCAGGCTACGGCTACCTGACATCCGCTGCTGAAAACTATGCAGTTGATAGTGACGATATTGCCAGCATCTACGCATCCAAGAAAGATACAGAAAACTGGTATGCAAAACTGACCGACACCTCGGCGACACCGCTGATGTCTCTGCTTTCTACCTGA
- a CDS encoding exonuclease SbcCD subunit D — protein MKFIHTADWHLGKLLKEHSMTEDQAWLLENRFLPIVDEEKPDVILLAGDVYDRSFPPEDAVELFDRMTEEIVGKRGIPFIVISGNHDSAERLAVASRLLRSQGLYIFGPLDRLSPVILKDEWGPVAFLPMPYSEPARVRVMMNKLGMEEAEKVKTYEEAEKVLSARMLSLLPDEGKGMRKIALAHVYAAGGMSSESERPLSIGGYDQIPDEVFAPYDYTALGHLHRPQKTKRDSEKIQYSGSLMRYSFDEVRQKKGIIVGRIDGEGNVSTTFREMLPLHQVREIQGSFADIMAKEGSEDYLQIVLTDSEPVIDAMPKLREKYPNALGVEQDMGYKDDDGERRIRFESMSDEDIFRAFVSHFREQELTEEEEKLSQEVWEEVYRKENAK, from the coding sequence ATGAAATTCATTCACACAGCCGACTGGCACCTGGGGAAACTCCTGAAGGAACACTCCATGACAGAAGATCAGGCATGGCTTTTGGAAAACCGTTTCCTGCCGATTGTCGACGAAGAAAAGCCGGACGTGATTCTTCTGGCCGGGGACGTCTATGACCGTTCATTTCCTCCGGAAGATGCCGTCGAGCTCTTTGACCGCATGACAGAGGAAATCGTCGGAAAGAGAGGGATTCCCTTCATCGTCATCAGCGGGAACCACGACAGCGCCGAGCGTCTCGCCGTGGCAAGCCGTCTTCTCCGCTCGCAGGGGCTCTACATCTTCGGGCCGCTCGACAGGCTTTCTCCTGTCATCCTGAAGGATGAATGGGGCCCCGTCGCCTTCCTTCCGATGCCGTATTCCGAACCCGCCCGCGTGCGCGTCATGATGAACAAGCTCGGCATGGAAGAAGCGGAAAAGGTGAAGACATATGAAGAGGCAGAAAAAGTGCTCTCCGCCCGCATGCTTTCCCTCCTTCCCGATGAAGGAAAAGGCATGAGGAAAATCGCTCTTGCCCACGTCTATGCAGCTGGCGGCATGTCGTCGGAATCCGAAAGACCGCTCTCGATCGGCGGCTACGACCAGATTCCTGATGAAGTCTTTGCGCCTTACGACTACACCGCGCTCGGCCATCTCCACCGTCCGCAGAAGACGAAGAGGGATTCCGAGAAGATTCAGTACAGCGGAAGCCTCATGCGCTACTCCTTCGACGAGGTGCGCCAGAAGAAAGGCATCATCGTAGGAAGGATTGACGGGGAAGGAAATGTTTCTACCACGTTCCGCGAAATGCTGCCCCTCCATCAGGTACGCGAAATCCAGGGCTCCTTTGCAGACATCATGGCCAAAGAAGGCTCGGAAGACTACCTGCAGATCGTATTGACCGACTCCGAGCCCGTCATCGATGCCATGCCAAAGCTGCGCGAGAAGTACCCGAATGCCCTTGGCGTCGAGCAGGACATGGGATACAAGGACGATGACGGCGAAAGAAGGATCCGCTTCGAATCCATGAGCGACGAAGACATTTTCCGCGCCTTTGTCAGCCATTTCCGTGAGCAGGAACTGACAGAAGAAGAAGAAAAGCTTTCTCAGGAGGTCTGGGAAGAGGTATACAGGAAGGAAAACGCAAAATGA
- a CDS encoding deoxyribonuclease IV, with translation MFILGCHLSVTGGYLSMGKTATSIGGNTFQFFPRNPRGSQSAPVKEADALALKAWMEEHDFGPILCHGAYTMNGCSTKESVREFARTALREDLAKAAHLPNCLYNFHPGSHLKQGAEVAIPMIADMLNYAMDQEELPPFVLLETMAGKGTEVGRTFEELAAIIDKVERKERMGVCLDTCHVYDGGYDIANDTDGVLAHFDEVIGLNRLKAVHLNDDKNPMGSHKDRHEKIGEGTIGIEGMERIINHPLLRNLPFYLETPNDLEGYKREIALLRSLRKEDA, from the coding sequence ATGTTTATACTTGGATGCCATTTATCCGTCACGGGCGGGTATCTTTCCATGGGAAAGACGGCCACTTCGATCGGCGGAAATACGTTTCAGTTCTTCCCGCGGAACCCGCGCGGCAGCCAGTCTGCTCCCGTGAAGGAAGCGGATGCGCTCGCACTGAAGGCGTGGATGGAGGAGCATGATTTCGGACCGATTCTCTGCCATGGGGCTTACACGATGAACGGCTGCTCCACGAAGGAATCGGTGCGTGAGTTTGCCCGCACGGCACTCCGCGAGGATCTGGCCAAAGCGGCACACCTGCCGAACTGCCTCTACAATTTCCATCCGGGTTCCCACTTGAAACAGGGCGCAGAAGTTGCGATTCCCATGATTGCAGACATGCTGAATTACGCCATGGATCAGGAGGAGCTGCCGCCGTTTGTCCTGCTTGAAACCATGGCAGGGAAGGGGACGGAAGTCGGACGCACGTTTGAGGAGCTCGCCGCGATTATCGACAAAGTCGAGCGCAAGGAGCGCATGGGCGTGTGCCTCGACACCTGCCACGTCTATGATGGCGGTTACGACATCGCAAACGATACCGACGGCGTTCTGGCCCATTTCGATGAAGTCATCGGGCTTAACCGCCTGAAGGCCGTTCACCTGAATGACGACAAGAATCCGATGGGAAGCCACAAGGACCGTCATGAAAAAATCGGCGAAGGGACGATTGGGATCGAAGGGATGGAAAGGATCATCAATCATCCGCTTCTCAGAAATCTTCCCTTCTACCTTGAAACACCGAATGACTTGGAAGGCTACAAGCGTGAAATCGCGCTGCTGAGAAGCCTTCGGAAGGAGGACGCATGA